The following is a genomic window from Globicephala melas chromosome 6, mGloMel1.2, whole genome shotgun sequence.
ATCTCTGCGTGGTTCTTGGGCACAGCCACGTATCGAAGTTTCCTGAGTAAAGGTGGTCTCTGCAGCATCTGCTCGTCCCACAGGTACTCGGGGGACAGCACCTTGCTGGGCTTGTGGTACAGCAGGTACCTGTTCAGGTGGCTCTCATCGTGCCACACAGCCTCGATGCCGTTGGCCTGGTCGGCCATCATCGCCTGATGACAGGCCACGGTGAGCCGGTAAACCTCAGGGACCGACCCCCCAAAAAAGCCTCCCGCATAGTAAAAATCACCCTCATCTCTTGGAATGTAGGCCTGAGACAAGGGTCGGCGTTCATAGGTGAAGGACTGGCGATCACCTGCGTAGAAACCAGGATGGAGGGTCCCGAAGAGAGGTGCCAGGATCTCCACGCCCACGTGGTCGCTGAACTTCATGTCCACGTCCAAGCACACCAGGTAATGGACCTCCCGGAGGAAGCGCTGCTGGGAGAAGTTGCTGATCATCTCCATCCGGTGCATGGATATGTCCTGCCAGCGTTTGTAGTTTTGGACCTCGAGGACCACCACCTGCCTCCCTTCCTGGAGGGGGATCTGGGGCACAGCCGCCGGCTGGTCAGTGAAGACATAGTAGTTGACCTTGTGTCCCACCATGAAGTGCTTCTCGGCCGTCTCCAGGAAGAGCTTCAGGAAGACCACGTATCTAAAACCCCCAGGAAAGAGAGGGTGGGTGTTAACAGACTCACACAGCAGCAAAATAATAGACTTTTAGACAAAAACACTTTGTAAAACTTTAGCCataccttgaggacattatgctaagtgaaataagccaaccACAAAAAGTCAAGTACTACATGATTTTACTTGTATGAGGTAATAGATTGGGATAATGGAGCACACATGTATGAGCTGTGGTGCGGTTAAGCCCCTGGCACAACGGCTGGCACGTGGAAGTGGTGAACGTCAGCTGCCCATCTCTGAGAGGTTGACGCAGTGACCCCTGGAACAGATGACTCTCAGGTGTGTGGCTGCTATCTTGAGCAGCGGTCTGCCCAGTGATGCCCTGAAGATCCCACCAAGTTCACCTACGCCCAAAGTCACACGTGACTCCACACCCCAACCCACCCCGTGAGCTGAGCACCTTGTCCTGGAAAAGAGAGACACCGAGAGAGGAGTGCCCCCCTGCAGCTCGGGCCGGTTTCCTGGTTTACCCCGGGCAAGCATCCTTCACTTACTTTTTGATGGCAAACACGGTCAGCCCAATGGTGATGTTTCTGAACTGCGCATCCAAGATGGCAGAGTCAAAGGTTCCATCCCAGATGATGGGTGCAAACCAGGGAGTCATGACCAGCACGTCCACTCTCCTGGGGAGATGAGTCACAGTGTGTGAGAGCAGGGCATGGGGATGTGGGCCACAGAGAAGGATTTGCCCAAAGTTGCACAGTCTGTGAGCCACAGAGCTAGGAGCAGACAGGACTCCAGACTCCCAACCCAGGGCTCTTGGCCCCATAAGCTCAGCACCCGAGACTCAACACTCCCATCCCTTCACTGCCCTAACTTAGAGTATCTCCTGAGTACCAGCCATGTGCTGGATCCCATAGGACCCTCCTTCTATGAGGCCTTCCAACTCTGTTTCCAGGAGGAGTAGAGTCTCAACTGAGGGCAAAGCTCTAAGCCCTCTCCCAGCACATGGGTACTTTgccataagaagaaatatatatttgccaCTACCTCCCCTCCCCTTACCTGACACAGAGCTAGTAAGACCCTTGGGATTTCGGGGGTCGTAGGAGACGTCTTTtattctaatgaggtgactctgggtgggctcgTGGGTAGTTCAGGacgggggctggtcaccagagagACCAAGCCAGGATTAGAaacttggaactttcagcctcgTATCCCAtcctccagggaagggagagtGGCTGGAGATCGAGTTAATACTCAATCATGCCGgcgtgatgaagcctccataaaagtCCCTAAACTGTGGGGTCGGACGGCTTCCGGGTTGGTGAGCACACAGAGGTGCTGGGAGGGAGATGCTCCTGGGGAGGGCATGGGAGCCTCACCCCTTCCCCACTCCTGGCCCTATTTACCTTTTCATCTAACTGTCCCTGACCTGCACCCTTTATAACAAGCCAagaatctagtaagtaaactgttttcttGAGTTCTGGGAGCATTCTAGCAAATCATCAAACCCAAGGAGCGGGTGGTGAGAAATGATTTAGAGCCCGTCGGTCGGAAGCACGGGTGACAACCTGGCCTTGTAACGGGTGTGTGAAGTAGGGGCCCTGAGGCTGAGCCCTCCCGCTGTGGGGGTCTGTGCTAACTGCAGGGAGTGTCAGAACCACTTGGTGGGGAAAACCCACATGCTTGCTGTGAGTAGAGAAATCGCGAGTTCTCTTTCAGGGATGAAGAAGAGTTTCAAGGCCCCGCCCCTCTCAGGGGCCCTGTGTTCTCTACCCCTTCTCCATCTTCCAGCGGCACAGACGCCTCTCACCTCCGCCCCTACTCTTATTTCCCAAGTGTTCATTCAGTCGTTCATCACACCACCAGGATCCACCAAAAACGCTCACGCCAACTTGTCCCTCCAGATCCGTGCTGGCCCTCAGAAACATATGTAACTAGAAATGGTCTAGGAGCCACAGAAAAGTAAAAGGAACCAGGTAAAATTACAGGTAATTTGATACAGCAATACTTTTTTTAAtgcaatatatccaaaatattatcatttcaataagTAACtggtatttttattgaagtatagttcatttacagtgttgtgttagtctcaagtgtacagcaaagtgattcagttacacacgtatgtattctttttcaggttcttttcccatataggttattacaagatattgagtagagttccctgtgctatacactgggtccttgtttacctgttttacgtatagtagtgtgtacatgttaatcccaaactcctagtccaTTTTTCGAGTACTAAGTGTTTGAAGTCCACTGTGTACTTCACACCGACAGCACATCTCATTCTAGAGCAGTCCTGCTTCTAGTGTTCATGGCCACACGTGGCTGGCAGCTCTAGAAACTCAAGGAGGGGTGGGCGTAGGTTTCAGAAATGACAGCTAGCATTTTCAGCTCTCCTGGCAGGGATGTGGCATGACATGACAGAAACCACCCAGCTTGCGTCCCGATCTGCCCCTCACCAGCCGCAGGGCCTCAGGCAACttccttcacttctctgagcctcagcttccctgcTCATAAAATGAGGGCTGATCAAAGTGGTCTCTGGGAGACTTCCTGCCCCGAAGCTCTGGGGTCTAGTGCCTCAGAAAAGGGCCGCcggcactctctctctctggcagTGGAAGCAGGAGGTACAGGCTAAGGAGGCTTGGATTTGGGGACAGGCGATTGCGTGTGGAGGTGAGTTTGGAACCACAGTTCCTCAGATATTTACACCCATGGAAAGACCTCAGGGATAACCCAGCCCAGACCCCTGCCATCCTTCcccaagaagaaacaaaagaaggttCTGTGCCTGGTATGGACCTCCACACAGCTCCTAATGACCAAGAATTAGAGGCATATTCCATCGCGCCTTCAACTTGCACCAAACCCATTAAAAACTAACCCAGCCTCCTATAGcacggaaagaaagaaaaggaaaaaggtgaaagaaaagactgaaccagggagaggAGCAAGTGAACAGAAAACAAGAGGTACGTGGTGGCAGGGAACCCACTGGCTGCAGCCGTGGCAGGAACTCGCCTACTTACGTGGGCTTGAGGAGCTGGGCCTTGGGGTAAAGCAACCTGCGGACAAGACGCACATGTGAGAAAATGCATCATAGATGCCCGTGGCTGCAAGGGTCTTCCTCCCGGTTCAGCGTGCCATCCCTGCCAGCAGGTGGCACTCAGCCACAGggacttccttcctcccttccttccttcacccaGCTGTGCCTACCCGGCCCTGGGGAGGCCACGCACTTCCCCAGGGATAAACTGATGGGGCTGAGATacgaggagaggaaaggaggatcTTCCCTAACTGTTCTATGATACTGCTGAGGTTAGAGACCCACCCatgtctctttcttctctccttgtgCACTGTAAGTCCTTCCTGTGGTCTAATTCATTACGACTAAGGTCTTCGTGTCCTGCTTTGTTCAGGGGTGGGAAGCCCAGGGCTGGCCCGCACTCACCCCGTCCACGCCGTCCCCCCTGacaaatctcacaactcaggctctgtggggtgggggtggggggtgagggaggagtaTGGAGGAGGGAGACACATGGTGACTTGCTTGGAACTAGGCACAGAAACAGCCCAAAGATGAGATCTCCGATACCTGGGTACTTCAGGTATCCTGCAGGTGTCCAGGTGACAGTCACCTTCACTGAGGGAGGAAAACAGAGTGCTTAGAGCTGGGGACAGGGTGCTGGGAGAAGCACTGCCGTGCCAGACCGGCCAGGACCCCCCGAGGGCCATCACGCCACAGCCCCTACTAAGGAAAGCTCCCCATGGCTGCAAAGCTTGGGCCGTGTGGCCAGGTGAGAGGGCCAGGGGCGGGAAGCAGGGCAAAGAAACCTCGGACACGCTGACCCTGTCTGGGAGTTTGGTGCTCAGCTCTGCCCAAAGGGATTCCACGCCCGATGGTGACAAAGCGGCCTGGGGAGAGCCCCGCTCTGGGACGAAGGACAGGAGCCGTGGCTGCCCAGGTTGGCCCTGGAATCCCAAAGGAAGCTCTGGCAATGCCCCCCTCACCCCTGGGAGCCCAGCTCCCACCCTACCTGGACTCCTTTTTCTCCAGCTGCATCTGCCGCAGAACCACTCTGTGTGTAACCTGGCTGCAGAGAGGAAAGGTTCTCAGTCATTCCTTCAAAAGTAGCATCTTGCTAAGAAAGTGCTCCCTCAAGAGGAGAGGGGGCTAACCAGGCAAATGCTAGGTTCGCATCCACTtccaccagccctgccctccctgccagccccgcccctccccagccccgccccctatGCCAgctcccccctctccccagccccgccccctccagaGCCGCTACCTCTCCCCCAGTCCCGCCTTCCCGCACCAATCCTGACCCCCACCACCGAAGAAGCTTGGTGGCGCCTGTCCCCATCCTGAAGACCAAGCAAAGGTTCGTTCCTGGGCGAGGCTCAGGAATGCCAACGTTTGTGGGTGGAAGGAGGTGAAAGTTATTACCTAAATGGCAGACGCCCCTGTTGGCCCTGCAGGTGGTGGACCTCAGGGCTGCTGAGAGAGTAGTCCCGTCAGCTTAGCCCATTCATCCACCCTCTGTCCAGCAAGCATTTGCTGGGCCCCCAAGTGCTGAACAGAGGAGGGAGCTGGACCGGAATTGGTTCTGAGGTCCTGCATCTCAGCCCTGCCCCTGTCAAGTGTTGTGACATGAGGCAAGGAGTATCTGCAAGATGGGAATTACAGTGTCATTCACGGCTTCTCTGGGATCAttgttacaggggaaaaaacctaGCCGGTCTCATTCCGTTAACGTAAGTAAGTTGTAAGTAGGTTAAGTCACGTAAGTCATAAATCCCCACCTGCCGTAGGGTCCCAGGGCTGTTACCATCCTCCTTACCTATAGAAGCCCAGAAGTACAGCACAAAGCAGGATCGAGCACAGCCAGACCTTGGCGCTCTTTCTGCAGAATTCTGTGGAGAGGAAGCCTAGGTCACTTGGGGCTAGTTTACCTGGTCCCCAAATCACCTTGTTGAGACCAGAATTGGGCACTGGCCAGGAACGGCCTCCTGTCGGCTCCAGCCggaagccctctccctcttttgtgCTCACAGGGAAGGTGGGTGATAACCTCTCCTGGAAGCATAATCCCTTTGAGCCTCGCCCTGCAGCCCCTGGGCACCTGTCTGATGCCCCTGCTTGTTGGCAGGCCCCCAGGGGGCCAGGACCACTCGCACGCTCCAAAGGAGCGGCTGAGATGGACTGTGGCCATGAATGGACCAGCAGGGTGGGTGACGAGACACAGAAGGGCTGTGAGAGACAAAGCTCGCCGAGGGGATGCCAACCCCCATAAACACCCGAAGCCCTGATGCTGTAGGAGCTCACGCAGAGTTACACGCAGCAAAAACAGTAAGGCCTGGGAGACCACTGCAGGGATGCTACACTTCCAAGGAACACGCACGTTTGAAGGAAGCTGTATCATATGCGTTAGTAAAATCTTAGCTGAAGCCTGTGGGTTTAACAAGCTCCACCCTTGATAAAGAACCCCCCACCCCATAGCCACTGCACCGCTGGGTCTCGGAGGCCCAAGTCTGATGTCCCAGCAGCCAGAATCTCGTTGATCACAAATACGAGGGGCTCCCAAGTGTTGGACTAAGAAAACTACGTACATCTGGGTGCAGCCCAGAAACATTTACCAAAGAATTTCATTTGGTAAGGGTatatacctcagtttcctctgactGGGTATGAAAATGTGAAAACCCAGGGATGTATAAACTCAGGGGTGTATCCAAAAACATGTGCTTCTATctataatagccaagatacggaagcaaactaaatgtccatcgacagatgaatggataaagaagatgtggtacttatatacaatggagtatcactcagccataaaagaatgaaataatgccatttgcaccaacatggatggacctggagattatcatactaagtgaagtaaggcaaaCAGAataagacaaatatcacatgatatcacttatatgtggaatcttaaaaaaatatatacaaatgaacagaaatagacacacaaacAGACGTAGGGGaaaggagtgggagagggataaattaggagtttgggattaacgtatacacactactatatataaaatagattactaacAAGGactgactgtatagcacagagaactatactcagtattatataataacctataagggaaaagaaaaagaatatatatatgtataaccaaatcactttgttgtatacctgaaactaacacaacactgtaaatcgactatatgtcaataaaaacataaaaattaaaaacaaaacaaaacaaaaacgtgCTTATACAAGTTTACAGTGAATTTGGTAACATTGTATCATTTTGTATAAACTCTATGTgtcctatattttaaatgtttaagggAATTTGATATGTCCAATTTGTGTTTGATTTAATAAATGGACAAGATTAAGTGCATAAGAAGTTTTTGTCATACTTGAGAGTCTGTTCTGTCCCATTGTGTGTGTCTGAGAGAGAATTACATCAATTAAGCTTatagtcatattttaaaacaaattaagctGGGTGGAAATAATCCagataaaagcaaatatttaatggAGGATTCCATTTCTAtataattctagaaaatgcaaattaatctaTAGTGCTAGAAaacagaacagtggttgcctgAGGATGGAGGTGGGTAGGTAAGCATGGCAGGGAGGGATTGCAAATGAGCACGGGACTCTTTGGGGGTAAtaatagctatattaatttttGTGACTGTAGCGATGGTCTTGCAGGTGTATACATATCAAAAGTTACTAAATTCTGCACTTTAAATAAATGTGCAGTTTATTATATGTCCACTTTACCCctataaagctgctttaaaaaaaaagaaagaaaaagaaatgcatccAGATTGGAGAGGAAAAAGCTGATCTGTCTTTGTCTCCATACTACATGTTCATCTATGTAGCAAATCtgatggaatctataaaaaagctactagaactaataagtgagctGGTGAGTTTAGCAAAAccacaggatacaaggtcaatatacaaaaatcaattgttatTTTCTATACTAACAACCAACaatcagaaatggaaattaataaaacaacccATTCACAATAGTATAAAAAATACGAAATACTTTGTCAGAAAAGTCTGACCAAAAAATGTGCAAAACATGGGCAgggagaactacaaaacattgctgagagacaCTAAGGAAGTCTTTTAAAATGGTGAGAACTACCGTGATCATGGATCaggagacttaatattgttaagacgTCAAACCTCCCCAAATTAACTTATAGATTCAATATATTaataattccaatcaaaatcccagcaaggttTTTGGAGAAATTGACTAACTGAATTCTAAAATCCGTATGGGAATGCAAAGGACTTATAGCAGTcgaaataactttgaaaaatataaataaattcaaaggaCTACATAATTTTAAGTTCTGTCTATTGGAAAGTTAGCATAATCAAGACCAGGTGAACTTCATTAAGATAAACcaatcaatggagcagaatagagtccaagggcttccctggtggcgcagttgttgagagtccgcctgccgatgcaggggacacagcttcgagccctggcccgggaagatcccacatgccgcagagcaggtaagcctgtgcgccacaactactgagcccacgtgctacaactactgaagcccccgcgcctagagcccgcgctccgcgacaagagatgccaccacaatgagaagctcgagcaccgcaacgaagagtagcccccgctcgccgcagctagagaaagcccgcgcagcaatgaaaTTCAATCTCACGATAGGAAGAGCAGTGCAAATAAGGGTTGTACAAGTCTCCAGTTTTCACCCATTGGGTGAGTAACGGGGTGTTGGCTGTGCCATGGCAATAAGGCACCTGCGGGAGCAGGTGAACAGGAAGAAATAGCTGTGGTCAGGGCAGGGGTGCAGCAGAGAGTGACATCTGTACACTGCTCATATTCTTGTGACATCTCCACCTCCAGCTCCCCTCCCGGTTCTCATGAGCTTCCCTTTCCAGAAAATCTTGTAAAGGAAAGTCCTCTACACCCGAGCATTCCAAACCTTCTTCCGTCCTTTACACTCACTAGCCAGCCTTTCACCCTGACTGCCTCACTGAAACTTCCCTCGACAAAGGCTCCAGTGATCTCGGCAGCCTCAATCCAGTGTTCCCTTCCTTGTCTGAATTAACCCGTCAGCCACAGTGGAACTCTGCTCTCTTTGGTCTATTTCCCAGGCCACACCTGCCCAGCTGGCCTTTGCTCTTTCTCTTCCTGTAGCACAAATGTTGGAGACTCCAGGGGCAGTCCTGGGCTCCCTCCTGTACCCACACTCACCACCCAGGGGTTCCTACCTTGTACCAGAGCATTAAATATCATATTTACACTGCTGACCATCCAGTCATTTCTGCAGCCTTCACCCCTCTGTGGACATGTGGACTAGGAAACTGGACCATTCATGGCCATCCCCACTGAAGGCACATCAACATTATCATGGCCAAACAGGACTGTAGGTCTCCAAGGGGGACCAAGGGGGGCACTCCTCCTGTCTCATGATAGGGCATCACCATGCATCAAAAGCTCTaaggctgggaattccctggtggtccagtggttaagacttggtgtTCTCACTggtggggcctgggttcgatccctggttggggaactaagatcccgcaagcagtgcggcatggccaaaaaaaaaaaaaaggtctccaaGGCGTCTTTAATActtcctttccctcccaccctgaaTCCAATTCACTATCACACCGTGTCAGCTCCACCTTCAAAATGTATCCCTGGTGCATGTCGTGTGGAAAAAGCTACGGcaattcttcaaaaaactaagCACAGAattcccatatgatccagcaattccgctcacaggtatataaccaaaagaggtaaaagcagagactcaaagagatatttggacacccgtgttcacagcagtatttattcacaagagccaaaaacACAATGTCCATCGATGGTtggtggataaagaaaatgtgtggcATCCACACAATGGGATAGGAGTCAGCCttggacgtccctggtggcacagtggttaagaatctgcctgccaatgcaggggacacgggttggagccctggtctggaaagatcccacacgctgcggagcaactaagcccgtgcaccacaactaccaagcctgtactctagagcactcgagccacaactactgagcccatgcgccacaactactgaagcccacatgcctagaccctctgctctgcaacaagagaagccacccaatgagaagcccaaagagtagcccctgctcgccgcaactagagaaaagcccacacgcagcaacaaagactaacgcagccaaaaataaataaataaatagctagctagctagctagctaaagGAGTCAGCCTTAAAAAGGCTTGTCCTgagctgcaacatggatggacttcaaGGACATTATGCCAggtgaagtaagccagtcacaaaaggacaaatcctgTAGAATTCCGCTTGTCTGAGGGACCTAGAATAGTCAAGTCCtcagggacagaaagtagatggtggGGAGTCAGGGGCTGGAGCGGCGGTAGAGGGGAGTTCAGGTTTCCATCTGGGgagatgaaagagttctggagatggatggtggtgatggtgtacttaatgccactgaaatgtacacttaaaaatggcttaaATGATAAGTTTcttgttatatattttaccacaataattcttaaaaaaaaataaaagtgggcaGACGAATGGGTTGGGCTTGCATGCTCATCTGCCGCCCCTGACGGGGTTCAGCGGCCTGAGCTAGCTGATGGAAGAATGGGCAGAAGTCGGCTCCTGTCCAGCAAAGCCGATTCCTGACCTCGGGGACCCCCTTTGTCTGCGTATCGGCATGCTGGACGGCTGGTGTTCGTAGGCCGCCTTCCCCGATCTACCCTGCCGGGTGCTGAGAGCTGGGCTATCATGGGCCAGCTCGACCATTTCTCTGCTTGTAAGTTTCCCCCAACATCCTGCGTGGTGTCCGCCTTGCCCAGTGGCACCGGGGACGTGTGTCCTGACACTTCTCCTGCCCCCTCTCTAGACGGTGTCTGGTACACAGTAGAAGCTCAATGCACAGATGTGGATGGAATCTTCTCCGCCCACACCTTGTGCAGCACAGCTGCTCGGTAGTTCAGGGCTGGGGACTGGTCTGGGTTCTGGCGCTTCCCAGCTGACTTTCTGAGCCCCCCACTCCTCACTCATTTCTGAAACAGAGCGGGCTGGCCTCCCAGCTGACTTTCTGAGCCCCCCACTCCTCACTCATCTCTGAAACAGAGCGGGCTGGCCCAGGTGAACCTGAAGTTCACAGTTTCTGTTGCAGAGTGCGAGGAGCTCTCCTCTGCTCCCGGACAAATGCAGGGCGTGTGGCTCTGGCCCAGGAAGTGAgcccaggaagggagggagcagcGAGGTGTGCTGGATGGACCAGACAGAGGAGGGGGAGTTAGGATGCTGGACGAGACCGTGGAAAACACCTGCTCTCCGAGGATCCAGAGAGACTGGAAACTGGACCGCCAGGCCCCAGGGGTGGTCTGGGTGACACCCGGGCAGGATGTCGAAAATGGTGCCAGGGAGGGCCATGGGATCTGGCTGGCTCTGGGCACTGGTAGCCCTTCCTACCACCCACCACCCTCACAAGGGCCTCTCTGCTTTGGTCATGAAGAGTACACTCTGAGAACACACGGCTTTAGGGAACGAGTACAAACATGAACCAGGAATACTGGTGCATGCCAGTCTGTTTGGGAACACGATTTCTTCCGGGAGCCCTGCCCgaggcccagccccacccaggtcAGTCTGGCCGCTTCCCATCAGTGAAAGAGAATTTTTGCGTTAAATGTCACAAAAAGAGGTGGCCGTGTCCTCTGTTCTTCTCCTCCAGGGAGATGTGCACTCCTCCACGCACCCAGGGGCTCCCATTAGCAGGCGGGGGCCTGGGTCCTGCCCGTGCTGAGCCCTGACGCCCAGGACGGCAGAAGTCCCATCCCCCTCCGCTGCCTCCTCGCAGGTGCTGGCatgcgccccccaccccagccggTCCCTGTCCTTGGAGCCAGGAAGGAACAGAAGGAGTGAGGAACCGTGTTGGCGTTTGTGGCCTCCCGGGACCCTCCCAGCTTCTCACCAGGGCCACCTCCTCCTGCTTGGGGTGCTGGGCGGATGAGGCACAGGAGCCTTCCTAGGTGTCTGGAAAGCCCAGAGCCCCGCGGTCCCTCCCCTACCCTTCTCCACTGGTCCAGTAAATAGAGACTCCGGGGGCCGGTCGGGGGTTGGGTGGGTTCTAACAAGTAAGACCTGAGTGGTTGCCAGGCAGAGCCTCCAGCCCTCAACCCCGGAGGCACAGACCACCCTCTGGGGAGCTTAGTGCTGCTCTGCCCCTTCCTCGTCCTCCCTCTTttgtcccctcccctctgccttttGACCCGCAGCCTCACAAGGTGACGCTGGGTCAGATCAGGGCTGGGTTCATGACGTCCAGGACCCAGCCTGGACGTAGGGAGGCTCTTGTCCCCTtggccctttcctccttccctccctgcctctctctccatcaACACCTCCACCTCCCCACAACCCCTGCCAGGTGCCCTGGGTTCCTACCTCCCACACAGGCACTGGCTGTGTCCAAGCTCCTGGGAGGAACTTGGACCAGGCAGTCTTTACAGCAGGAGGAAATCCTTCACTGActgccttctctcttctctggggCCCAGACAAGTAGAGGAAAGAGAAGGCCGGGGAGAGGGGGCAGGCAGAGGTGCTCCTACCTGCAGGAGAGCCGGGCAGGAGCTTGGCATGTCAAATCAGGACAGCTCCACCGAGGGTCTGCCTtccaccctcctccaccctgGCCACGTCCCATCCATCCTACTTCCCTGGAAGCCAGCAGCGTCCCTACCCAAGACCACCCCCAACACATGCAAGCGCAGCTCCCCAGACCTTCTCTGCTCCCGCTGTCCTCGCCAAGGCTGGCTCTGGACCTCTGGCTCTAGTGCAGCTGGGAAAGCTGGGCCAGACTGTCAGATGCCTAGAGCGGGG
Proteins encoded in this region:
- the ABO gene encoding histo-blood group ABO system transferase isoform X2 — translated: MTPWFAPIIWDGTFDSAILDAQFRNITIGLTVFAIKKYVVFLKLFLETAEKHFMVGHKVNYYVFTDQPAAVPQIPLQEGRQVVVLEVQNYKRWQDISMHRMEMISNFSQQRFLREVHYLVCLDVDMKFSDHVGVEILAPLFGTLHPGFYAGDRQSFTYERRPLSQAYIPRDEGDFYYAGGFFGGSVPEVYRLTVACHQAMMADQANGIEAVWHDESHLNRYLLYHKPSKVLSPEYLWDEQMLQRPPLLRKLRYVAVPKNHAEIRNR
- the ABO gene encoding histo-blood group ABO system transferase isoform X1 is translated as MQLEKKESSEGDCHLDTCRIPEVPRLLYPKAQLLKPTRVDVLVMTPWFAPIIWDGTFDSAILDAQFRNITIGLTVFAIKKYVVFLKLFLETAEKHFMVGHKVNYYVFTDQPAAVPQIPLQEGRQVVVLEVQNYKRWQDISMHRMEMISNFSQQRFLREVHYLVCLDVDMKFSDHVGVEILAPLFGTLHPGFYAGDRQSFTYERRPLSQAYIPRDEGDFYYAGGFFGGSVPEVYRLTVACHQAMMADQANGIEAVWHDESHLNRYLLYHKPSKVLSPEYLWDEQMLQRPPLLRKLRYVAVPKNHAEIRNR